The proteins below come from a single Triticum aestivum cultivar Chinese Spring chromosome 5D, IWGSC CS RefSeq v2.1, whole genome shotgun sequence genomic window:
- the LOC123125741 gene encoding histone H2A has product MDASPTGAVSKAKKYVVGRKLGGGLRKKAVARSVKAGLQFPVGRIGRFLKKGRYAQRVGMGAPVYLASVLEYLAAELLELAGNAAKDNKKSRIIPRHLLLAIRNDQELGKLLAGVTIAHGGVLPNINPLLLPKKTAEKEPKSPKKAPKSPKKA; this is encoded by the coding sequence ATGGACGCCTCGCCCACCGGCGCCGTCTCCAAGGCGAAGAAGTACGTGGTGGGGCGCAAGCTCGGCGGCGGCCTCAGGAAGAAGGCGGTGGCGCGGTCCGTCAAGGCCGGGCTGCAGTTCCCCGTCGGCCGCATCGGCCGCTTCCTCAAGAAGGGCCGCTACGCGCAGCGCGTCGGCATGGGCGCCCCCGTCTACCTCGCCTCCGTCCTCGAGTACCTCGCCGCTGAGCTGCTTGAGCTGGCCGGGAACGCCGCCAAGGACAACAAGAAGTCCCGCATCATCCCGCGCCACCTGCTGCTCGCCATCCGGAACGACCAGGAGCTCGGCAAGCTGCTCGCCGGCGTCACCATCGCGCACGGCGGCGTGCTGCCCAACATCAACCCCCTGCTGCTCCCCAAGAAGACCGCCGAGAAGGAGCCCAAGTCGCCCAAGAAGGCCCCCAAGTCCCCCAAGAAGGCTTAG